GAACTGGCCCGGAGGGTCGCATCGAAGGCTCCCCTGCCGATCCTCGCCACGAAGCGGCACACGAATGCCGTCACGGCGCAGATGGTCGGCGTGGACCGCAGTTGGTCGGACGCCGACGGGCTGCTGGCTGCGCTGACCGACCCCGCCTGCGTTGCGGCACGCGAGCGCTACCTGGCCTCGAAGGGCCGATAGACCTCCCGCCTAGCTCGCGGCCGGCTCGAACCGGTATCCCGCCCCCCGCACCGTCTTGATGAAGTCCTCGCCCAGCTTCTGTCGCAGGTACCGGACGTAGACCTGCACCACGTTCGAGCCGGGGTCGAAGTCGTACCCCCAGACGTGACTGAGCAGCTGCTCCTGGCTGAGGACCTGACCGGGATGGCGCAGGAAGGTCTCGGCCAAGGCAAACTCGCGAGCCGTCAGGTCCACCGTGCGGCCTGCGACGATGGCTCGACGGGTCCGGAGATCCAGCTCGACCGGTCCGTGCGTGATCACCGTGGTCTCACGGTGCCCGGTGTCACGCAGCTGCACTCGGACGCGGGCCAGCAGCTCCTCGAAGGCGAACGGCTTGGTGAGGTAGTCGTCTGCTCCGGCGTTCAGCCCGTCGACGCGGTCGTTGATCTCGTCCCGGGCCGTGAGGATGATCACCGGGATGGTCAGCTGTCGTTGCCGCAACGCCGAGAGGACCTGCATCCCGTCGACACCGGGCAGGCCCAGGTCCAGCAGCAGAAGGTCGTAGTCATCGTCGTTGACCAGGGCGAGCACGTCTGCACCGTTGCTCAGGACCACCGTGCTGAACCCGTTGGACGTCAGGCCTCGTTGCAAGAACGAGGCGATTCGGTCTTCGTCCTCGGCGATCAGTATGCGGGGCATGGGGCCAACTCCTCGGCTGAGGTCGGAAGGGTCAGGATGAACGTCGCGCCCTGGCCGGGGCTGCTCTCGACCGACACCGTGCCGCCGTGGGCGGTGGCCACTGCCGAGACGATGGCCAGGCCCAGACCAGCGGAGCCATCATGCGCGGTACCCCGCTGCGCGAGCCGATTGAAGATCCGGGCCTGCTCCTCCTGCGGGATCCCCGGGCCCTGATCGCGGACGAATAGCACGAACTGGTCCTGCTCGAATCGGGCGCCCAACTCGATGGTGTCACCGGGCTCGGAGTGTCGTACTGCGTTCTCGATCAGGTTCATCACGGCCTGGGTGAGGCGCTGGGGGTCGGCTTCGATCACGCCGAACGCGGCCTCGGCCACGGCGAAGGTGTGATCGGGAAAGCCCTTGGTCTTCTCCATGAGCTCCGCGATCAGCAGATCCACGTCAACAGCCTCCAACCGCAGGAAGTCGGGTGCCTCGGCCTTGGCCATGAGCACCAGGTCGCCCACCAGTCGGTTCATCCGGTCCAACTCGTCGAAGATGATCGCGGTGGTGGCCTCGCGCTCTGCTGGGTCGTCGCTGAGCAGCTCGAGGTGGCCCCGGATGATGGTGATGGGTGTCCGGAGCTCGTGGCCCACGTCGTTGAGGAACTCGCGTTGGCCAGTGAACGCCGACTCAAGACGTGCCAGCATCTCGTTGAACGTGCGGGCGAGGTAGGCCACCTCGTCGTCGGTCGAGGGGACGGTGATGCGACGGCTGAGATCGGTGTCGTTGATCGCACGAGCCGTGTCGGTCATGGTCCGGATGGGGTCGAGCACACGTCCGGCGATGACCCAGGCGAGGCCGATCGCGAGCAGCATGACGGTGCTGAACACCAGCGCGCCGACCTGGGTCGCCTGTTGGATCTCTGCGCGCTCGCCGTCCAGCAGGAACGCCACGACGAACGTCCCGCGGGGGGTCGCGCCATCGAAGAGGGGGACGGCCAAGTAGCGGACGTCGCCGGCCGGGGTCGTGGCAGAACCTCGTTGCGGTTCGAGCAGTGTCGTCCACCGACTGACCAGCTCCTGCTGCTCCAGTAGCCGCCCCGGGCCTCGGGCGGCCCGGAACGGCTCGCCGTCCACGAACGTCAGCAGGCTCTCCCCGTCGTCCGGCACGTTGCGCTGCAGGAACGTCTCGAAGATGGCCTCGACGTCACCATCGAACGGCTCACCGGTTGTCGGGTTCGTGCCGCCGACCAGGCTGCGCAGCTCTTCGGTCTCCTGCACCAGCGCACTCTCGACCTCCTCCTCCAGCTGGGCGAGGAGCAGTTGGCGCTGCAGGAACAGGCTGGCGGCACCGGCCAGCAGGATGAGGAGCACGAACCAGCCGAGGATCTTGAGCCGTGCCGAGCGAGTCGCCGCGACCCGCTTGAGGGGTGATGCGCTAGTCATCGTCATCGGGGCCGTCGTCATCGGGGCCGTCGTCGTCGGGGCCGTCGTCATCGCCACCGTCATCGTCGTCGACAGGTGGTGGTGGAGGTGGAGGTGGTGGAGGTGGAGGTGGCGCGGGTGCAGCTGGCGGCGGGGGCGGTGGTGGAGCGACGTTCTGAACCTCCTCCGGCCCGTCGTCATCGTCGTCGGGGCCGTCGTCATCGTCTTCGGGCTCAAGCCCGTCGTCGTCGTCTGCTGGCAGCGGTGGCGGCGGTGGCGGCGGTGCCGGCCGTGGCGGTGGAGCCGGGGCTGGCGCCGGTTGGGCGGGAACAGGACTCTGCGGTCCGGCGTCGTCACCGGGCGTGCCAGGCGTTGCGGTCTGCGTCGGGCGAGGCTCAGCCGGCTGTGTCGGGGTGGGGGCTGCAGTCGGAGTCGATCGTGGCGTCGTCGAGGAGTCGGGCTCCGCAGATGTCGGTTCTGGCTGCCGGAGTTGGATGGGGTCGATCTCCACCGAACTGGCGGACGTGAGGGTGCCGGACACCCACGCCAGGGCAGCCCACACCACGCCGCCCACGAGGGCAGCAAGCAGAACACGAAGGGCAGCGGTCACAACGCCAGTGAGATTGCCACCACTCGCGGCGGCGTGGATGAGTCCCAGATGAGAGTTCTCTCATCTTCGCCTGCCAGCCCTGGCCTGCAGCGTCATCTCAATCGTCCAGCGTCACGACACCCGATTCCCCATCCAGGGTGATGTGGTCGCCGGTGGAGAGGCGACGTTGGACGTCGACGATCCCGGTGAGCGTCGGCACGCCCATCTCCCGCAGGATCAGCGCGCCATGCGACAGGTCACCACCCAGGTGCAGCAGCACCCCATCGACCTGACTGAAGGCGGTGGCCCAGCCCCCGTCGATCGCACGGGCGACCAGGATGACCGGCCCCTCCACCGGAGGGACGTCAGTCGGAGGTTCATGGCACACCCACGCCGTCCCCGACACCGAGCCGGCCACCAGCACCCGACCGGCCAACGGACCCTCGGCATCCTCCGGTCCGATGAGCGGAGCCGTCCGACCGACCGGGTCGGGCACGTAGACCGCTGCACGTCGTTCGCGCCGTGACCGCCGCTCCGCCAGGAAGTCAGCGTCCGGCCGCCATCCGTCATCCAGCGAGCGGGCCTCGTCGGTGGTCAACAGCCAGACGTCCTCCGGGTTCTCCAGGACGTTCGCGGCCGCCTGCAGGACCATGCGCCGGACCGTGCCGAACGCCTGCATGCCCTCGTCACGAAGTTGCTCGCGTGCAGTCAGGGACCGGCGCGCCGTCCACCACAAGGGCAGTGCCAGTGTTCCGGCAATCGTCGATCCGACGTCCGAGGAGCGTCCAGTTCGGTGCATCGCCGCTGCTCGTGCCCGCTCGAGCAGTTCGGGCTGCTCGGCGAACCGCGGCCGGGCCAGGTCAGACTCGTAGACCCCCCGGTGGCCATGCCGTGCCACCAGTGCGGTCGGTGAGACCCCTGCGGCCAGGTCACGGGCCAGTTGACCCGCTGGCGTCGGCGCTCGTCGCTGGACCTCGTCCAGCAATCCGAGCCGGCTGAGCAGGGAGACCTGCACCGCGTGCGCATTGGCCAGGGCGAACATGCCGGTCACCAAGCCGGCATAGGCTGCGGCCGCCGCATCGACGGCAGCCGACATCGCCGGCCCGTCCACCGACGTGGCAGACCTCGCGGCCAGTCGCGCGTCACGCTGCAGGGCGTGGCCTCGTGCCGCGGCGTCTCCCACGGCCGTGATCTGGCGTCGGGCGACACCGAGCAGGGCGGGGAGACTGCGCGCCAGGCGCGCCGGTGACAGCGGCTCGCCATCGGCCTCTCCCCCCATCGAATCGGCCAGCAGCGAGGTGGGCAGCCCCCAGGTGCGCAGGATGTCCTGCAGCAGCGAGTTGTTGAGCAGTGGTCGCCCGGCCCGCTCGACCATCAGGTCCCGCTGCACCGGCAGGCGCGGATCCAACGAGCCATACCACTCCAGCAACCGCGGACCGCATTCCACGATCAGCGACGTCATGAAGTCGCTCGGCAGATCAGGGAGGATCTCCGCGTGGTTGGCCAGCGTCAGGGTCTCGTTGCGGATGGTGGGCTGGAGCAGCGGCCGGACCTGGAGGAGCCAGCACGTCTCGCCGTCGTCTGCCCACTCCACATCCCAACCCGCTGAAGGCTCCACATCCCAACCCACCGCCGGATCGGGATTGCCCAGGACATGCCCGGGTCGCCGGCCGAACACCTGCCTCACCCCCGCCAGCAGATCGGCCAGACGACGCTGCCACGCCTCGTCGGCGTCGAGGTGCCTGTCCCGCCGTGGGAGCAGCACCTGATCGCCTTCCACGGAACCGCCGACCAGTCCGTCGGCCAGGCCCTCGGTGACCTCGATCAGATCGTCCAGGTACGGCTCCTCCAGCACCGCAACCCCGGCGTGCTGTGCCGCCACCTGGGTCATCACCAGCACCTCGGTCTGGGTCACCGACTCGTCTGCGGACGCCCGCACGCGCTGGACGGCCCCGGACAGACCCGCGTGACTCACCCCGAGCTCGGAGTGGAACCGGCCCGCGGCGCTGGTATCGAGCCCGTCCTCGGCATCGAAGGACGACCGGACGGCCAGTGGCTCACCCAGTGCACTGAGGA
The sequence above is a segment of the Euzebya tangerina genome. Coding sequences within it:
- a CDS encoding PEP-utilizing enzyme, which codes for MRAAGHATTPKSRMLQLAADAGLRVPLFAVLQPGVDAAELVPVLSALGEPLAVRSSFDAEDGLDTSAAGRFHSELGVSHAGLSGAVQRVRASADESVTQTEVLVMTQVAAQHAGVAVLEEPYLDDLIEVTEGLADGLVGGSVEGDQVLLPRRDRHLDADEAWQRRLADLLAGVRQVFGRRPGHVLGNPDPAVGWDVEPSAGWDVEWADDGETCWLLQVRPLLQPTIRNETLTLANHAEILPDLPSDFMTSLIVECGPRLLEWYGSLDPRLPVQRDLMVERAGRPLLNNSLLQDILRTWGLPTSLLADSMGGEADGEPLSPARLARSLPALLGVARRQITAVGDAAARGHALQRDARLAARSATSVDGPAMSAAVDAAAAAYAGLVTGMFALANAHAVQVSLLSRLGLLDEVQRRAPTPAGQLARDLAAGVSPTALVARHGHRGVYESDLARPRFAEQPELLERARAAAMHRTGRSSDVGSTIAGTLALPLWWTARRSLTAREQLRDEGMQAFGTVRRMVLQAAANVLENPEDVWLLTTDEARSLDDGWRPDADFLAERRSRRERRAAVYVPDPVGRTAPLIGPEDAEGPLAGRVLVAGSVSGTAWVCHEPPTDVPPVEGPVILVARAIDGGWATAFSQVDGVLLHLGGDLSHGALILREMGVPTLTGIVDVQRRLSTGDHITLDGESGVVTLDD
- a CDS encoding sensor histidine kinase, which produces MTSASPLKRVAATRSARLKILGWFVLLILLAGAASLFLQRQLLLAQLEEEVESALVQETEELRSLVGGTNPTTGEPFDGDVEAIFETFLQRNVPDDGESLLTFVDGEPFRAARGPGRLLEQQELVSRWTTLLEPQRGSATTPAGDVRYLAVPLFDGATPRGTFVVAFLLDGERAEIQQATQVGALVFSTVMLLAIGLAWVIAGRVLDPIRTMTDTARAINDTDLSRRITVPSTDDEVAYLARTFNEMLARLESAFTGQREFLNDVGHELRTPITIIRGHLELLSDDPAEREATTAIIFDELDRMNRLVGDLVLMAKAEAPDFLRLEAVDVDLLIAELMEKTKGFPDHTFAVAEAAFGVIEADPQRLTQAVMNLIENAVRHSEPGDTIELGARFEQDQFVLFVRDQGPGIPQEEQARIFNRLAQRGTAHDGSAGLGLAIVSAVATAHGGTVSVESSPGQGATFILTLPTSAEELAPCPAY
- a CDS encoding response regulator transcription factor, whose amino-acid sequence is MPRILIAEDEDRIASFLQRGLTSNGFSTVVLSNGADVLALVNDDDYDLLLLDLGLPGVDGMQVLSALRQRQLTIPVIILTARDEINDRVDGLNAGADDYLTKPFAFEELLARVRVQLRDTGHRETTVITHGPVELDLRTRRAIVAGRTVDLTAREFALAETFLRHPGQVLSQEQLLSHVWGYDFDPGSNVVQVYVRYLRQKLGEDFIKTVRGAGYRFEPAAS